A portion of the Streptomyces erythrochromogenes genome contains these proteins:
- a CDS encoding PKD domain-containing protein, translating to MQRHRVMISAAVVAAAIGFVPTAAQAADQPAERTGSVSAKIDSATAAAAKSAVFRSPAERTVRKSAGASAAAAKDNQSLSVGLEASGTSAHGISLESQINTGAGSSVRVDIDWGDGKTDTEQVTKAKLLTSKHTFAQVGKHKVTVTLTDQNNNVTATNSVEVQALGSKFTPHAPTRLLDTRSGIGGSNRPVTPYGVARVKVGGNSGIPDGATAVALNVTVVSPRSGGHITAYPSGTEQPTTSNVNFTAGQTVPNMTIVPVGADGYVELVNRSYGDVDLLADVTGYFSASASAGGYTALEPTRIVDSRSGLGTWGQVAGQSQFPVQVAGRGAIPSSNVTAVALNVTVTGPRGAGHLTVFPSGQQAPGTSNVNFSATQTIANSVIVPVGPDGQINVRNGAWDPADVVVDVVGYYTPNGGAAYLPVLPTRLHDSREWDWPVEGQDYRWLPLADGKPNNTAYVLNTTVTNTRGSGHLSVAPDPNTWAQYENDTWKPPTPPNSSNLNWTRGATVPNLVQASTGKTGVIDFWNRGWEPADLVVDMFGVYQQN from the coding sequence GTGCAGCGTCACCGCGTCATGATTTCGGCTGCCGTCGTAGCGGCGGCCATCGGCTTCGTACCGACCGCGGCCCAGGCCGCAGACCAGCCCGCGGAGCGCACGGGGAGCGTCTCCGCCAAGATCGACTCGGCTACGGCCGCGGCGGCGAAGTCCGCTGTCTTCCGCAGCCCGGCCGAGCGCACGGTCCGCAAGTCCGCGGGCGCCTCGGCCGCCGCCGCGAAGGACAACCAGAGCCTCTCGGTCGGCCTGGAGGCGTCGGGCACCAGCGCGCACGGCATAAGCCTGGAGTCGCAGATCAACACCGGCGCCGGGTCCTCGGTCCGGGTCGACATCGACTGGGGCGACGGCAAGACCGACACCGAGCAGGTCACCAAGGCCAAGCTCCTGACCTCGAAGCACACCTTCGCCCAGGTCGGGAAGCACAAGGTCACGGTCACCCTGACCGACCAGAACAACAACGTGACCGCCACCAACAGCGTGGAGGTCCAGGCCCTGGGCTCCAAGTTCACCCCCCACGCCCCGACCCGGCTGCTCGACACCCGCAGCGGCATCGGCGGCAGCAACCGCCCGGTCACCCCGTACGGCGTGGCCCGCGTGAAGGTCGGCGGCAACAGCGGCATCCCGGACGGCGCGACCGCCGTGGCGCTCAACGTCACCGTCGTCAGCCCCCGTTCCGGCGGCCACATCACGGCCTACCCGTCGGGCACGGAGCAGCCGACCACCTCCAACGTCAACTTCACCGCGGGCCAGACCGTGCCGAACATGACGATCGTGCCGGTGGGCGCGGACGGCTACGTCGAGCTCGTCAACCGCAGCTACGGCGACGTGGACCTGCTCGCGGACGTCACCGGCTACTTCAGCGCCTCCGCCTCCGCCGGCGGCTACACCGCGCTGGAACCGACCCGCATCGTCGACAGCCGCTCGGGCCTCGGCACCTGGGGTCAGGTCGCCGGTCAGAGCCAGTTCCCCGTCCAGGTCGCCGGCCGCGGGGCGATCCCGTCCTCCAACGTCACGGCCGTCGCCCTCAACGTCACCGTCACCGGCCCTCGCGGCGCCGGCCACCTGACGGTCTTCCCGAGCGGGCAGCAGGCGCCCGGCACGTCGAACGTGAACTTCAGCGCCACCCAGACGATCGCGAACTCGGTGATCGTCCCGGTCGGCCCGGACGGCCAGATCAACGTCCGCAACGGCGCCTGGGACCCGGCCGACGTGGTCGTGGACGTCGTCGGCTACTACACGCCCAACGGCGGGGCCGCCTACCTGCCCGTGCTGCCGACGCGGCTGCACGACTCCCGCGAGTGGGACTGGCCGGTGGAGGGCCAGGACTACCGCTGGCTGCCGCTGGCGGACGGCAAGCCGAACAACACGGCGTACGTCCTGAACACGACGGTCACCAACACCCGCGGCAGCGGTCACCTCTCGGTCGCCCCGGACCCGAACACCTGGGCGCAGTACGAGAACGACACGTGGAAGCCGCCGACCCCGCCGAACTCCTCGAACCTGAACTGGACGAGGGGCGCGACCGTCCCGAACCTGGTCCAGGCGAGCACCGGCAAGACCGGCGTCATCGACTTCTGGAACCGGGGCTGGGAGCCCGCGGACCTCGTGGTCGACATGTTCGGCGTCTACCAGCAGAACTGA
- a CDS encoding beta-ketoacyl-ACP synthase III — translation MVGSRVLAFGHYQPAKVLTNADLEQMVDTSDEWIQSRVGIKTRRVAAEDESVSDMAAKAAANALANAGLTGEDIDFVIVATCTAQDRSPNMAARVAAAVGAKAPAAIDVNTACSGFPHAMALADQSIRTGSATKALVIGVEKLTDFADWTDRTTCVLIGDGAGAAVVAASEESRISPVVWGSVPEMGHAVRIEAPSHTFSQEGQSVYRWATTALPKVALEVCERAGVKPEDLGGVVLHQANLRIIEPLARKIGAVNAVVAKDVVDSGNTSAASIPLALSKLIERGEIEKGAPVLLFAFGGGLSYAGQIIHCP, via the coding sequence ATGGTCGGGTCCCGCGTCCTTGCCTTCGGGCACTATCAGCCGGCGAAGGTTCTGACCAACGCCGATCTGGAGCAGATGGTCGACACCAGCGACGAGTGGATCCAGAGCCGGGTCGGGATCAAGACCCGCCGGGTGGCCGCCGAGGACGAGTCGGTTTCGGACATGGCGGCGAAGGCCGCCGCGAACGCCCTCGCCAACGCGGGGCTGACCGGCGAGGACATAGATTTCGTCATCGTGGCCACCTGCACGGCGCAGGACCGCTCTCCCAACATGGCGGCTCGCGTCGCGGCGGCCGTCGGCGCCAAGGCTCCGGCCGCGATCGACGTGAACACGGCCTGTTCCGGATTCCCGCACGCGATGGCCCTGGCGGACCAGAGCATCCGGACCGGCTCCGCCACGAAGGCCCTGGTCATCGGCGTGGAGAAGCTGACGGACTTCGCCGACTGGACCGACCGCACCACCTGCGTGCTCATCGGTGACGGGGCCGGAGCGGCCGTCGTGGCCGCCTCCGAGGAATCCCGGATCAGCCCGGTGGTGTGGGGATCCGTACCCGAGATGGGGCACGCCGTACGCATCGAGGCGCCGTCCCACACCTTCTCCCAGGAGGGGCAGTCGGTGTACCGCTGGGCCACCACCGCCCTGCCGAAGGTCGCGCTCGAGGTGTGCGAGCGGGCCGGGGTCAAGCCCGAGGACCTGGGCGGCGTCGTCCTGCACCAGGCCAACCTGCGGATCATCGAGCCGCTGGCCCGCAAGATCGGCGCGGTCAACGCCGTCGTCGCCAAGGACGTCGTGGACTCCGGCAACACCTCGGCCGCCAGCATCCCGCTCGCGCTCTCCAAGCTCATCGAGCGCGGCGAGATCGAGAAGGGGGCGCCCGTGCTGCTCTTCGCCTTCGGCGGCGGCCTGTCCTACGCCGGCCAGATCATCCACTGCCCGTGA
- a CDS encoding thioesterase II family protein — translation MTGTDAVTEMKSSSPAPWWPELRLQPAAAPRLRLLVFPHSGAGPNTLFPLVEPLPDDVEVLGLSLPGRERRFGEAPGCRLDEVLHSVTDEVLGRDPLPTVVFGHSLGALLAARTAHLLGPHCRAAVVSGQVPGRTRRRAHATSSEEDAVRLLRDGGGTPEWVMQDPEMLAHVTRVLRADIDLSREAAVGFEDVRLDVPLHVIGGTADPLVPHEPLDGWADHTTGPCRVRRFDGDHFFLLADAHRGAVVDVLREALAH, via the coding sequence GTGACCGGGACGGACGCCGTGACCGAGATGAAGTCCTCTTCCCCCGCCCCCTGGTGGCCGGAGCTGCGGCTCCAGCCGGCCGCCGCGCCCAGGCTGCGCCTGCTGGTGTTCCCGCACTCCGGCGCCGGACCCAACACCCTCTTCCCCCTCGTCGAACCACTGCCCGACGACGTCGAGGTGCTCGGGCTCTCGCTGCCCGGCAGGGAGCGCCGCTTCGGCGAGGCCCCCGGCTGCCGCCTCGACGAGGTCCTGCACTCCGTCACCGACGAGGTGCTCGGCCGGGACCCGCTGCCCACCGTGGTCTTCGGCCACAGCCTCGGGGCGCTCCTCGCCGCCCGCACCGCGCACCTGCTCGGCCCGCACTGCCGGGCCGCCGTCGTCAGCGGCCAGGTACCCGGCCGGACCCGGCGCCGCGCCCACGCCACCAGCAGTGAGGAGGACGCCGTCCGGCTGCTGCGGGACGGCGGCGGCACCCCGGAATGGGTCATGCAGGATCCGGAGATGCTCGCCCACGTCACGCGCGTGCTGCGCGCCGACATCGACCTCAGCCGGGAGGCCGCCGTCGGCTTCGAGGACGTACGGCTCGACGTGCCCCTCCATGTCATCGGGGGTACGGCCGATCCGCTGGTCCCGCACGAGCCGCTGGACGGCTGGGCCGACCACACGACGGGGCCCTGCCGGGTCCGCCGCTTCGACGGCGACCACTTCTTCCTCCTCGCCGACGCACACCGCGGCGCGGTCGTGGACGTCCTGCGCGAGGCCCTCGCGCACTGA
- a CDS encoding M6 family metalloprotease domain-containing protein yields the protein MTQTRRRIRRPRLTGAYIGLAALAIGVTATASTGISGRGQSAAGPVATTVESALAPCRIAGTMGVQMSEGMPTPPGYSRSTGDVRALNLMIDFPDAKGEGTALDRMAEFFPQTSDWFRTSSYGRLAYRAEAPIRTWLRMPMPFAAYGIERGSSYEPGYRQLVEHIAKAADSEVDFSRYDLINILVTPNAGPSALDTVLSVTFSGNGEAPMADGVPLSNTSFVYSRQDDGSGTYRETGYRVLPHENGHVFGLPDLYTSDGGNTVGHWDIMSEDWGANNDLMGWHKWKLGWLDSTQISCASKSGTSDHVLTPLASEGGMKLAFVPLSESVGYAVEVRTRAGNDEAVCRPGVLVYKVDSDVDTGHGPVTVSDSSNASGGCTRRPNVHAELSDAPFRPGETFTDEKAGISISVVGELRDGSYQVRIIRP from the coding sequence ATGACGCAGACCCGCCGCCGGATACGCAGACCACGCCTCACCGGCGCGTACATCGGACTGGCCGCGCTGGCGATCGGCGTCACGGCGACGGCGAGCACGGGAATATCCGGCCGCGGCCAGTCCGCTGCCGGGCCGGTGGCCACGACCGTCGAATCGGCGCTCGCGCCGTGCCGGATCGCCGGGACGATGGGCGTGCAGATGTCCGAGGGCATGCCGACCCCGCCCGGGTACTCGCGCTCGACGGGAGACGTCCGGGCGCTGAACCTGATGATCGACTTCCCCGACGCCAAGGGCGAGGGCACGGCCCTGGACCGGATGGCGGAGTTCTTCCCCCAGACCTCCGACTGGTTCCGTACGAGTTCCTACGGCCGGCTGGCCTACCGGGCCGAAGCCCCGATACGGACCTGGCTGCGGATGCCGATGCCCTTCGCGGCGTACGGGATCGAGCGCGGGTCCTCGTACGAGCCGGGCTACCGGCAGCTCGTCGAGCACATCGCCAAGGCCGCCGACTCCGAGGTGGACTTCAGCCGGTACGACCTGATCAACATCCTGGTCACGCCGAACGCCGGGCCGTCCGCTCTGGACACCGTCCTGTCGGTGACCTTCTCGGGCAACGGCGAGGCACCGATGGCCGACGGGGTGCCGCTGTCCAACACGTCCTTCGTCTACAGCCGGCAGGACGACGGCTCCGGAACCTACCGGGAGACCGGCTACCGGGTGCTCCCGCACGAGAACGGGCACGTCTTCGGACTGCCCGACCTCTACACCTCCGACGGCGGGAACACGGTCGGGCACTGGGACATCATGAGCGAGGACTGGGGTGCCAACAACGACCTGATGGGCTGGCACAAGTGGAAGCTGGGCTGGCTGGACAGCACGCAGATCTCCTGCGCGTCGAAGTCCGGCACCAGCGACCACGTACTGACCCCGCTGGCGTCGGAGGGCGGTATGAAGCTGGCCTTCGTCCCGCTGTCGGAGAGCGTCGGCTACGCCGTGGAGGTGCGGACGCGGGCCGGCAACGACGAGGCCGTCTGCAGGCCGGGCGTCCTCGTCTACAAGGTGGACTCCGACGTGGACACCGGGCACGGCCCCGTGACCGTGTCGGACAGCTCGAACGCGAGCGGCGGCTGCACCCGCCGGCCCAACGTGCACGCCGAACTGTCGGACGCGCCGTTCCGGCCGGGTGAGACCTTCACCGACGAGAAGGCCGGCATCAGCATCTCGGTGGTGGGCGAACTGCGCGACGGCAGCTACCAGGTCCGCATCATCCGCCCATAG
- a CDS encoding TetR/AcrR family transcriptional regulator has translation MKRPTTTAAAAPSAPAGAVDLAAPKAGRAGVSGGAGPVPRPRADAVRNRERILAAAREAFVEFGSAAPFDEVARRAGIGNATLYRHFPDRDTLVHHVVLFTTERVTASAEASLAEEPDAFAALCRFTHAAADERIGALCPMLADGFDRDHPELLAARTALAEAVETLLAAGQEAGLVRADIGVGDLMVALSQLSRPLPGTACFDTDRFAHRHLQLFLDGLRAPAGSELPGSAATLEDLTLKTV, from the coding sequence ATGAAGCGCCCCACCACGACCGCCGCGGCGGCCCCGTCCGCCCCGGCGGGAGCCGTGGACCTGGCGGCCCCGAAGGCCGGCCGGGCCGGCGTTTCCGGCGGGGCCGGCCCCGTACCGCGCCCGCGCGCCGACGCCGTCCGCAACCGCGAGCGGATCCTGGCGGCGGCCCGCGAGGCCTTCGTCGAATTCGGCTCGGCGGCCCCCTTCGATGAGGTGGCCCGCCGGGCGGGCATCGGCAACGCCACCCTCTACCGGCACTTCCCCGACCGCGACACCCTCGTCCACCACGTCGTGCTCTTCACCACGGAGCGGGTCACGGCCTCGGCCGAGGCCTCGCTGGCCGAGGAGCCCGACGCCTTCGCCGCGCTGTGCCGGTTCACGCACGCCGCCGCCGACGAGCGGATCGGCGCCCTGTGCCCGATGCTCGCCGACGGCTTCGACCGTGACCACCCCGAACTCCTCGCGGCGCGCACCGCCTTGGCGGAGGCCGTCGAGACCCTGCTGGCCGCCGGCCAGGAGGCCGGACTGGTCCGCGCGGACATCGGCGTCGGCGACCTTATGGTCGCCCTCTCCCAGCTCAGCCGCCCCCTCCCGGGTACGGCCTGCTTCGACACCGACCGCTTCGCCCACCGTCATCTCCAGCTCTTCCTCGACGGGCTGAGGGCTCCGGCCGGCTCCGAACTGCCCGGTTCGGCGGCCACTTTGGAAGACCTGACGCTGAAAACCGTGTGA
- a CDS encoding MFS transporter, whose amino-acid sequence MPKTAATLPSAADPSRWKALVFIALAQLMVVLDATIVNIALPSAQTDLGISDGNRQWVITAYALAFGGLLLFGGRIADKWGRKNAFVVGLIGFALASALGGAANGEAMMLGARALQGAFGALLAPAALSLLAVMFTDAKERAKAFGIYGAIAGGGGAVGLILGGFLTEYLNWRWTFFVNIPFAIVAAVGAWMVIREPAGSRNRAPLDIPGVVLSTTGLVALVYGFTRAESAGWSDAVTVAMFIASAALLAAFVFVESKVKSPLLPLRVLLERNRGGVYLSLGLAVIAMFGLFLFLTYYLQVVKGFSPVKTGFAFLPMIAGMILGSTQIGARLMTRVAPRLLMGPGFLVAAAGMLLLTQLEVGSSYPALILPAQLLLGLGMGTAFMPAMSLSTHGVDPADAGVASAMVNTSQQVGGAIGTALLNTIAASATTAYLTDHAAEAAAGGAAAQLVQAQAMVEGYASAIWWAVGILAASAAIALTLINTGRPGAGDPVASGSGSGSAEDAGIKVPVIAH is encoded by the coding sequence ATGCCGAAAACAGCCGCGACACTCCCGTCGGCTGCCGATCCCAGTCGCTGGAAGGCGCTCGTCTTCATAGCCCTGGCCCAGCTGATGGTCGTCCTCGACGCGACCATCGTGAACATCGCCCTCCCCTCCGCCCAGACCGACCTCGGCATCTCCGACGGCAACCGCCAGTGGGTCATCACCGCGTACGCGCTGGCCTTCGGTGGACTGCTCCTCTTCGGCGGCCGCATCGCCGACAAGTGGGGCCGCAAGAACGCCTTCGTCGTCGGTCTCATCGGCTTCGCCCTGGCCTCCGCGCTCGGCGGCGCCGCGAACGGCGAGGCCATGATGCTCGGCGCCCGCGCCCTCCAGGGTGCCTTCGGCGCACTGCTCGCACCGGCGGCCCTCTCCCTGCTCGCGGTGATGTTCACCGACGCCAAGGAGCGCGCCAAGGCCTTCGGCATCTACGGCGCGATCGCGGGCGGCGGCGGCGCCGTCGGCCTGATCCTGGGCGGCTTCCTCACCGAGTACCTCAACTGGCGCTGGACCTTCTTCGTCAACATCCCCTTCGCGATCGTCGCGGCCGTGGGTGCCTGGATGGTCATCCGCGAGCCCGCCGGCTCCCGCAACCGCGCCCCGCTGGACATCCCCGGCGTGGTCCTGTCCACCACCGGTCTCGTGGCCCTGGTGTACGGCTTCACCCGCGCCGAGTCGGCCGGCTGGTCGGACGCGGTCACCGTGGCCATGTTCATCGCCTCGGCGGCCCTGCTGGCGGCGTTCGTCTTCGTCGAGTCCAAGGTGAAGTCCCCGCTGCTGCCGCTGCGCGTCCTGCTGGAGCGCAACCGCGGCGGTGTCTACCTCTCGCTCGGCCTGGCCGTCATCGCGATGTTCGGCCTGTTCCTCTTCCTCACCTACTACCTCCAGGTCGTGAAGGGCTTCTCGCCCGTCAAGACCGGCTTCGCCTTCCTGCCGATGATCGCGGGCATGATCCTGGGCTCCACCCAGATCGGCGCCCGCCTGATGACCCGCGTCGCACCGCGCCTGCTGATGGGCCCGGGCTTCCTGGTCGCCGCCGCCGGCATGCTGCTGCTGACCCAGCTGGAGGTCGGATCCTCGTACCCCGCGCTGATCCTGCCGGCGCAGCTGCTGCTCGGCCTCGGCATGGGTACGGCGTTCATGCCGGCCATGTCCCTGTCCACGCACGGGGTGGACCCGGCCGACGCCGGTGTCGCCTCCGCCATGGTCAACACCTCGCAGCAGGTCGGCGGTGCCATCGGCACGGCGCTGCTGAACACCATCGCCGCCTCGGCGACCACCGCGTACCTGACCGACCACGCGGCCGAGGCCGCCGCCGGCGGGGCCGCGGCCCAGCTGGTGCAGGCGCAGGCCATGGTCGAGGGCTACGCCTCCGCCATCTGGTGGGCGGTGGGCATCCTGGCCGCCAGCGCGGCCATCGCCCTGACGCTGATCAACACCGGCCGTCCGGGTGCGGGCGACCCGGTGGCCTCGGGCTCCGGCTCCGGCTCCGCCGAGGACGCCGGGATCAAGGTCCCGGTGATCGCCCACTGA
- a CDS encoding dioxygenase family protein codes for MTPAPAPQAPTGATPQAARMPALYLSHGAPPLADDPVWPGELAAWSADLPRPTAILMVSAHWEEAPLALGATERAPLVYDFWGFPEHYYRVRYDAPGAPALAASVRALLRAPGTPVQDIPDRGLDHGAYVPLVEMFPEADIPVLQMSLPTLDPRRLMDIGRKLAPLRDEGVLIVGSGFFTHNLAALRHTGPGVPGWSAEFDAWGREALAAGDVDSLLDFEARSPSGRLAHPRTEHFAPLFVTLGAADATGDLTARRDPVSGFWMGLSKRSLQFG; via the coding sequence ATGACCCCGGCCCCCGCACCCCAGGCCCCGACGGGCGCGACCCCGCAGGCGGCGCGCATGCCGGCGCTTTACCTCAGCCACGGGGCGCCGCCGCTCGCCGACGACCCGGTCTGGCCGGGCGAACTGGCCGCCTGGTCGGCGGACCTGCCCCGCCCCACGGCGATACTCATGGTCTCCGCCCACTGGGAGGAGGCCCCCCTGGCCCTCGGCGCCACCGAGCGGGCCCCGCTCGTCTACGACTTCTGGGGCTTCCCCGAGCACTACTACCGGGTCCGCTACGACGCCCCCGGCGCCCCCGCGCTCGCCGCATCGGTCCGGGCGCTGCTCCGCGCCCCGGGCACCCCGGTCCAGGACATCCCGGACCGCGGCCTGGACCACGGTGCGTACGTCCCGCTGGTGGAGATGTTCCCGGAGGCCGACATACCGGTCCTCCAGATGTCCCTGCCGACGCTGGACCCGCGCCGCCTGATGGACATCGGCCGCAAGCTCGCACCCCTGCGCGACGAGGGCGTCCTCATCGTCGGCAGCGGCTTCTTCACCCACAACCTGGCCGCGCTGCGCCACACCGGCCCGGGCGTCCCCGGCTGGTCCGCGGAGTTCGACGCGTGGGGCCGCGAGGCGCTGGCCGCCGGCGACGTCGACTCCCTGCTCGACTTCGAGGCCAGGTCCCCGTCCGGCCGCCTGGCCCACCCCCGTACGGAACACTTCGCCCCGCTCTTCGTCACCCTCGGCGCGGCCGACGCCACCGGCGACCTCACGGCCCGCCGCGACCCGGTGTCCGGCTTCTGGATGGGCCTCTCGAAGCGCTCCCTCCAGTTCGGCTGA
- a CDS encoding sigma-70 family RNA polymerase sigma factor, which translates to MATRAVARRQSTSSARAVGGEIADRDLVGMYLDEIARTPLLDAAKEVELSQIIEAGVYAQQILDGATERDGDKPTREELEALAAEGERAKEVFIRSNLRLVVAVARRYPRSGLPLLDLIQEGNAGLVRAVEKFDYTKGFKFSTYATWWIRQAITRSIADQSRTIRLPVHLVEELGRIRRIQREFNRENGRDPEHAEIAAELDSTEKRVGDVLDWARDPVSLNMSVDDEGDTQFGDLLEDTSAISPEQSVLSLLRSEELEDLLGKLDQRTASIIKMRYGIEDGRERTLTEVGKQHGLTRERIRQIEKHALLELKRMARDTGFDAVA; encoded by the coding sequence ATGGCAACCCGCGCCGTCGCCCGCCGTCAGTCCACGAGCAGTGCACGCGCTGTGGGCGGGGAGATCGCAGACCGCGACCTGGTCGGCATGTACCTGGACGAGATCGCGCGCACCCCGCTCCTCGACGCCGCCAAGGAAGTGGAGCTCTCCCAGATCATCGAGGCCGGTGTCTACGCCCAGCAGATCCTCGACGGCGCGACAGAGCGTGACGGGGACAAGCCCACCCGCGAGGAGCTGGAGGCGCTGGCCGCCGAAGGGGAGCGGGCCAAGGAAGTCTTCATCCGCTCCAACCTCCGCCTCGTCGTCGCCGTCGCCCGGCGCTATCCGCGCAGCGGCCTGCCCCTCCTCGACCTGATCCAGGAGGGCAACGCCGGTCTGGTCCGCGCCGTGGAGAAGTTCGACTACACCAAGGGCTTCAAGTTCTCCACGTACGCCACGTGGTGGATCCGCCAGGCCATCACCCGCTCCATCGCCGACCAGTCCCGCACCATCCGCCTCCCCGTCCACCTGGTCGAGGAGCTCGGCCGGATCCGCCGGATCCAGCGCGAGTTCAACCGTGAGAACGGCCGCGACCCGGAGCACGCCGAGATCGCCGCCGAGCTGGACTCGACGGAGAAGCGCGTCGGCGACGTACTGGACTGGGCGCGCGACCCGGTCAGCCTGAACATGTCGGTGGACGACGAGGGCGACACGCAGTTCGGTGACCTCCTGGAGGACACCTCGGCGATCTCCCCCGAGCAGTCCGTGCTCTCGCTGCTGCGCAGCGAGGAGCTGGAGGACCTGCTCGGCAAGCTCGACCAGCGCACCGCGTCGATCATCAAGATGCGGTACGGGATCGAGGACGGCCGCGAGCGGACCCTGACGGAGGTCGGCAAGCAGCACGGCCTGACCCGCGAGCGGATCCGCCAGATCGAGAAGCACGCCCTGCTGGAGCTGAAGCGGATGGCGCGCGACACCGGCTTCGACGCCGTGGCCTAG
- a CDS encoding helix-turn-helix transcriptional regulator, whose product MTDTPARLLSLLSLLQTPREWPGSELAERLRVSARTIRRDIERLRELGYPVEATLGAEGGYRLVAGAAMPPLLLDDEEAVAIAVGLRAGAGHAIEGVEEASVRALAKLEQVLPSRLRHRVGTLQSATIALTRGDGARVDPRTLTTMASAVAGPERLRFAYRARDGAESRRLVEPYRLVSTGSRWYLVAYDMEREDWRTFRVDRVAEAFATGARFAPRELPMDAEEFVRRGLGAHGSQTYAVEIAFEAGAAELPEWLRAAVVPGGATPALVRFESRDAPEWLAARLALTGLAFTVREPAALRAAAGTLAARLTSAVAPG is encoded by the coding sequence ATGACCGACACACCGGCACGGCTGCTCTCCCTGCTGTCCCTCCTCCAGACCCCGCGCGAATGGCCCGGGAGCGAGCTGGCGGAACGGCTGCGGGTGAGCGCGCGGACCATCCGGCGCGACATCGAGCGGCTGCGGGAACTCGGCTACCCGGTGGAGGCCACGCTCGGGGCCGAGGGCGGCTACCGGCTGGTCGCGGGCGCGGCGATGCCGCCGCTGCTGCTCGACGACGAGGAGGCCGTGGCGATCGCGGTGGGGCTGCGGGCGGGGGCCGGGCACGCGATCGAGGGGGTCGAGGAGGCCTCCGTACGCGCCCTGGCGAAGCTGGAGCAGGTCCTGCCGTCGCGGCTGCGGCACCGGGTGGGCACGCTGCAGTCGGCCACGATCGCGCTGACGCGGGGCGACGGCGCCAGGGTGGACCCGCGGACGCTGACGACGATGGCGTCGGCGGTGGCCGGGCCGGAGCGGCTCCGGTTCGCCTACCGGGCGCGGGACGGAGCCGAGTCACGGCGGCTGGTGGAGCCCTACCGGCTGGTCAGCACGGGCAGCCGGTGGTACCTGGTGGCCTACGACATGGAGCGGGAGGACTGGCGGACCTTCCGGGTGGACCGGGTGGCCGAGGCCTTCGCCACGGGGGCCCGGTTCGCGCCGCGGGAGCTGCCGATGGACGCGGAGGAGTTCGTGCGGCGGGGGCTCGGCGCGCACGGCTCGCAGACGTACGCGGTGGAGATCGCCTTCGAGGCGGGAGCGGCCGAGCTGCCGGAATGGCTGCGGGCGGCCGTCGTGCCGGGCGGGGCGACGCCGGCCCTGGTCCGCTTCGAGAGCCGGGACGCGCCGGAGTGGCTGGCGGCCCGGCTGGCGCTGACGGGGCTGGCGTTCACGGTGCGAGAACCTGCGGCGCTGCGGGCGGCGGCCGGCACGCTGGCCGCGCGGCTCACGTCGGCGGTGGCGCCCGGATAG